The region TCGTAACTGATCGTGGCAGGCGAATTTGGCTGGATCACAGCAGTTTGCCGGGCAGCGGCAGACTGCGAAGTTACGACCTTTGGCTGATTTTCGGATTGACTCATGGCGTTGCTCCTGATGAATACGTTCAGCTACATCGTCGCCCAACAATTGCCATCGCCGATCAACTTAACTTTGACCGGCAATGATTCTGATTGAAAAAGGCGACTACTTCACCGCTCACTGGCTGAGATCAAAACGGCGAAACGAATGATACACCCCTTGAAGAGGCTTTACGAAATTATAACGAGGCAATGAGTTGGCGCGCGATGACCAGCCGTTGAACTTCGCTGGTTCCTTCGCCGATGGTGCAGAGTTTGGAATCGCGCCAGTATTTTTCGGCAGGGTAATCTTTGGTGTACCCGTACCCGCCGTGAATCTGAATCGCTTCTTCGGCGACTTTGACGGCGATCTCCGATGCGTACAGTTTGGCCATCGCCGATTCTTTGGTCGTGGGAAGTTTGTTGTCTTTCAACCAGGCGGCGCGCAACGTCAGCAAACGCGCAGCGTCAATTTGCGTCGCCATGTCTGCCAGTTTGAACTGAATGGCCTCGAAATCGAAGATCGGTTGATCGAATTGTCTTCGCTCTAACGAGTATTTCAGCGCAGCCTCAAAGGCTCCCTGCGCGATGCCCAAAGCCAGCGCCGCAATCGAAATTCTTCCGCCGTCCAGAATCTGCATGGCATTGACGAATCCTCGCCCGCGTTCGCCCAGCAGGTTTTCGTTCGGAACCCAGCAATCTTCAAAGATGATCGAAGCTGTTTCCGAAGCCCGGACGCCGAGTTTGTTTTCCTTCTTTCCGGCGATGAACCCTTTCGCGCCGCGTTCGACCACGAAGGCGGAAATGCCGCGTGACCGCATTTCGCGGTTGGTGATGGCCAGTACCACACAGGTGTCCGAAGAAATTCCGTGCGTGATGAAATTCTTGGAGCCGTTGATGACCCATCCTCCATCGCGTCGAATGGCGGTGGTTTTCATCCCCGAAGCGTCCGACCCGGAACTTGGTTCGGTCAACGCCCACGAACCCAACTTTTCCCCCTTGGCCAGGGGCGTCACATATTTTCGTTTATGTTCCAGCGTGCCGTACTGATAGAGGTGATTGGTGCAGAGCGAATTATGCGCGGCCAGTGACAATCCCACCGAACCGCAGACGCGGGCGATTTCTTCAATGACGGTCACATATTCGACATAGCCCATTCCCGCGCCGCCGAATTCTTCCGGGAAAATGACGCCGGTCATTCCCAGTTCGCCCATCTTGACAAACAACTCGCGCGGAAAATGTTGCGTTTCGTCCCAAGCCATCACGTGCGGTTTGATTTCGGCTTCAGCGAAATCGCGAACCATTCGTTTTACCTGTTGCTGTTCTTCGGTCAGATCAAATTGCATTGCCATAGCGAACACCACCTGTTTTTCAAACTCAAAACTTTCAGATGATTAAACTCGCATACGGTTGCCGATAGCGCAAATGGAGACGATGGGGCAACGCCCGAAATTGTCCCATCGTTCGCAAATGGTTTACGGCTCTGGCGGAGGCGTGATGCCTTTCAGCCGCAGGTAAATCGTCGTCTGACCGCGATGATGCGCTTGATGATCCAGTGCCGTCGTCAGCGCCATCAATCGAGTCACTTTTGAATTGAAGAATTTGACCTCTTCCAACAACTTCTTTTCATCCAGCTCCGCCACTGCCGCAATCACGTAATCGTAGCTCTGTTCGACGACTTTCCGCAGCGCCGCTTTGGATTTGTATTCGGGCTTCTTTTCGATTTCATCTTTGCCGAAGGGGCTTGGCTTGCTCGCCGCCCATTCTGATAATCCACAATTCCAAAACGCCAGATGAAGCATTTGCTCGCCGAAGCTGCGAATTTCCGGCGTCGGTTTGAAGCTGAGGGCGTCTTCCGGCATCGCGTCAATATACTCCAACGTCCATTTCTTCGCGCGTTTCCAAGTGAAATCAATTTCCTTCATCGCCTTGGAACGCTCCGCGGCAAAGACTGTCTTTTCCTCCGGTTTGGCTTGCGCCCGCGTTGCAACCGACGCGCAGGCACACACCAAAATCGCCGCGGCCAAAAGGCGGCACAAATTCTGCGTCATACTCAATCTCCTAAATTTTGAATTTTGTGTTGTTACAGGAAGATGCGGTCAGGCAATCGCACGTACGATTTCGCCGAGATTTGGTTGCGTGTTTTTGGGGGAAAATCAGCTTGAAACGATCAACATGGGGGTCGCCGACCCTCCACCCGCCGTGACATTCAATAGGGCCGAGGACGAGAGTCGCACGCCAGCACCTTCCACCTCTTCCCCGCTCCAGGTGTACGGATCGAAGTCTATGTAACGCGGTTCGTATTTCACGTCCCCGTTGACCAGGGTTGGAAAGGTTTCCTGCAAAACTTCAACGCGTTCCTGAACGATGAACGAAGCGCCAAGCGCGTCATCAATCGCCTGTCGCCATTTTTCTTCGTCGCATTCCCAACCCAAGGTCACACCGCGTCCGCCGTAATCCCCGTTGGGTTTGAGCACCAACTGCTCTTTGTGCGTAACGGCAAAATCCACCAAGTCAACTTTACGACCGTGATACGTTGTAAATCCTTCGGTTAATTTGCGCGTCCAGGGAATGTGACGACGCAGCGAACCGATTTCATCCGCCGTGAACAGATGCGCATTTACCGGATCATCAAGCTGCGCGAACAAACCTTTTTTGGTGAGCATCTGGACCCGAAAAGCGTTGGCCATGCACACTGCGCGGTCTCGGACAGCGCGAACCAGCGGATTATCCACCCCGCAACGGTCAATCAATTCGCCGATGATGACCCGTTTATAAACCAGGTTGATTTGAAAATCTCCGGCGCGCAACCATCCGCCGCGATATTCCAGTTCGCGCGGATCAACGATGATGGTGGGATAACCTTGCGATTCAAAATACCGGCGGCAAATTTCAAACTCAGCGCGGGTTTTCACCTCGTTCCAATCCACGATGGCAATTCGCGGACGCTCGCTCCAACCCAACTGGCGATACGCATCAAGCAAGGTCTGCAAAACTCGCTGGCGAATGCCTATGCGTCGGACAGGAACACGTTCGGCGAATTCCCCCATGACTTCCATGTCCATGAAAATTTCGCTCAACACGTCGCCGTACAACAGTCCTCCCGGCGAATCGGCGTTGTATTCGACAAAACTGAACCCATCGCGCGAATCCAGAAATGCATCCAATCTGCCGCTGGCATCGGGCGCGCTGAACCCAGGCTCTATGGAAACAATCTGTTCTTCTTTGGAAGTCAGATCGAGTTCTGCCCGCAGCTTTTTCTCTGTCATCAATGCATTTCCAAGTCTTTCAATTGCTGAAAGAACAAGCTGAGAATCGCGCCGGATGGTTTCATATCGCTTTTCACCGATGAACATCGGACGCAGCACCGTGCAGATCGGACGAACGCCAAACGTTAGTTCATGCTTCGCCGTTCCGGCCAGCAACCGGTCAATCGCATCTTCCAACAACCTGCCGTGCAGCAGCGAGTGGTACTGTTCAATTACTTCTGAGTTCATTCTGTACTGCCTTGCTGATCGTTTTTGTTCTCTTTCCCCAGTGATTCGCCCTGGCCGCCTCCGCCCGGCAATTGTCCTTGTTTGGCATCAATTCTGTATTCGATTGCCCGTTCGGCGCTGCGGCGGAAAATCTGCTGGTCAATGGACATCATTGCATTGCCCAGCAATCCAGCGTCGCGTTCGCGCAACTCCTCGTATTCTTCTTCTGTCATTTCCTCGCGGTAGCGATTCACGTTGGCCAGCCAATGCTGCAGCGCCAGCAAAGCCCCTACGCCAATCACCAAAACAATCCCGATCAATACTCCTTCACTCATACCGATCTCCCAAAGTTAGCATCTTGGCTCAGATTGAAGCCTGCCGTATATTACACCGGCTTTATTCCAAGTCGCGATGGTACGGAACCGGGAGCGGTAGCGACTGGGGTTTGCCTGGAAAGGTAACACTCGATGCCAACCGGGTCGCTACCGCTCCCCGTTCTGTACCGAATTTCAACTACAGAAGGAAACTCATATTGAGCATTCGTAACGCAGTCATTCCCGTCGCCGGACTGGGCACCCGTTTGCTTCCGGCCACCAAATCCCAACCCAAAGAAATGCTTGCGGTCGGCAAAAAACCGATTGTCCAATACATTGTCGAAGAACTCCATCGTTGCGGCATCGAACGCGTTCTGTTCGTCACAGGCCGAGGAAAATCTTCCATTGAAGACCATTTTGACGACGACCCGGATTTGATCCGAACCCTGCGCGAAACCGGCAAGGAAGATTTGTTGGAAGAATTGGAGTACGAACGCATTGGCGTGCATTTTCTGTACACGCGCCAGCGTCAACAGCGCGGACTTGGCGACGCCGTGTTGTGCGCCGAACACTTTACGGAAAACGAACCGTTCGTGGTCGCCTTGGGCGATTCGATCATCGGTCGCCACAAACCTTCGCCGATTGTCAGCCGTTTGATCGAAGCCTTTGAAACCGACAACGCCGCTTGCGCTATCGCCGTTGAAACGGTTCCGACCGATCAGGTTTCAATGTACGGCATCGTCAAACCGGCAACCGATGGCGATGTATTCGAAATCACCGATTTGATCGAAAAACCCAACCCGGAAGAGGCTCCCAGCAATCTGGCCATCGCCGGTCGGTACGTTTTCGCGCCGGGATTGTTCGATGCGATCAAACGCACGGGCTTTGACCATCGCGGAGAAATCCAACTCACCAACGCCATTCGTCTGATGCTGCAAAAAGGCATGAAGATTGTCGGCGTCAAGTTACCCGCCGACGAAAAGCGATATGACATCGGGAATTTTGAAAGCTACTTTGAAACTTTCGTCGAATTTGCCCTGACCGACCCGGTGTACGGTGAAAAACTTCGCCAACACGTCAAAGAGTTGTTAGGGCAAGTGTAGAGCAAACTGCCAAGTTTGCTTCGCTCTCTGCAAAGGCGTCTTTCGTGAATCCTTCGCAACCTTGGCAGGTTGCTCCACATTTCAGGGGAATTCCGAGGTGAGAATTTTTAAGACCAAAGCCTATGCGCGCGCTGGATTGATCGGGAATCCTTCGGACGGGTATTTCGGCAAAACCATTAGCTTGATCGTCAAAAACTTTTCGGCGGATGTTGTCATTTACGAATGGCCGCATCTGGAAATCATCCCCACGCGTCAGGATCATTGCCGATTCGACAGCATCGAAGAGTTTTTGCACGACCAACGGCTGAATGGATATTACGGCGGCCTGCGACTGATCAAAGCTTCGATCAAACGATTTGCCGAATACTGCCAGCACAACGACCTCGAGCTTCCGGCGGAGAATTTTTCGCTGCGGTACGATTCCAACATTCCGCGCCAGGTCGGCTTGGCCGGTTCCAGCGCGATTGTCACGGCGACGATGCGCGCGCTCTGCCAGTTTTACGAAATTCAGATTCCCAAAGAGATTTTGCCCGGCTTGATCCTGTCGGTTGAAAAAGAAGAACTCGGCATCGGGGCCGGACTGCAGGATCGCGTTGCGCAGGTATACGAAGGTTTGACGTATATGAATTTTGACCAGGAGTTTATGACGGCCAACGGCCACGGCATTTACGAATCGCTGGACGTTGGATTGTTACCGCCGGTGTACATCGCTTTTCAAACCGAACTGGCCGAATCGTCGGAAGTCTTCCACAACGACATTCGCAAACGCTACGACAACGGCGAACGGTCGGTGATTGATGCCATCACAACCATCGCCGATTTGGCGCGACAATCGCGCGATTGTTTGCTCAGCGGCGATCACGACGAACTGGCTCGACTGATGGATCTGAACTTCGACGCTCGGCGGACGATTTACAATCTGAATCCGAAGCACATCCGCATGGTGGAACTGGCGCGCGAGCTTGGCGCTTCGGCCAAATTCGCAGGCTCCGGCGGTTCGGTCATCGGCACTTACAAAGACGAAGCGATGTTCCAGCGACTGAAGCGCGCCTTTGAAGACGAAAGCTGCGCCGTCATCAAACCCATCATTCACTAATCACAGGAGATACCGAGAATGCGTTACTGGCTGATGAAATCCGAACCCGACTGTTTTTCGATTGACGACCTGGCGAAAGCGCCGAAGAAAACCACTTGCTGGGACGGCGTGCGAAACTATCAGGCGCGCAACTTCATGAAGGAGATGGAGCTTGGCGATCAGGTATTGTTTTATCATAGCAGCACTGAACCGCCGCACATCGCCGGAATCGCCGAAGTCGTCAAAAAAGCCTATCCCGATCACACGGCGCTTGATCCGAAAGACGACCATTACGACTCCAAAGCCACACCGGAAAAACCGATCTGGGAAATGGTGGACATCCGCTTCGTCAAAAAACTCGACGCGCCATTGACGATGGACGATTTGCGCCAGGTGGCTACGCTGGAAAAGATGGAACTGCTGAAACGAGGTTCGCGGCTGTCGGTGCAACCCGTCACCACCGCCGAATGGAAAGCCATCGAAAAGCTGGCCGAGAAAAAGGCAAAGACAAAATAGACGAGATTGCCGCATAGCGGCTTTTGAGTTTAAGCAGGTCGTTTACGGCCTGCAAAAGCGATTGAGAGGAAGGCCGCGTCGCGTGGCGACGCCTGAATCAGCGATTCGCAATCTTTTCACCAGTTCAAGCGTCGCGATGCGACGCGAAAATTCGCACGTCATCAAACAGGCCGTAAACGACCTGCCTTAACTCATCCGTGCCTACGGCACGAAACCACCGGAAACCAATGCCCAAAGACCTTCGATTTTCGCCGCAACTGTTCACCTATCTGGAAGACCTCAAGGCCAACAACAATCGCGATTGGTTTGAAGCCAATCGTTCACGCTATGTGGAGTTCGTGCGTGAACCGATGCTGGCCTTCATCGTTGCGTTTCGGCCACGGCTCGCCAGCATCAGCCCTTACCTGATTGCCGATCCGAAACCGAATGGCGGTTCGATGCTGCGACTGCATCGAGATTTGCGCTTTTCCAAATCCAAAGACCCATACAAAACGATGGCCGCCGCCTATTTCTGGCATCAATCCGGCAAGGAAAACACGCCGGGCATTTACCTGCACCTTGACCCGGAGCATTGTTTTCTGGGCGTAGGGCTTTGGCGACCCACAACCGCCATTCGCCGAGACATCACCGACGCCATTGCCAAAAACTCCGACGCCTGGGCCGCCGCCGTCACCAGCCGCCCGTTCAAAGCCAAATTCAAATTCAGCGGCGAATCGCTGGCTAAACTGCCGAAACAATACGATCCCGACCATCCCTTCGCCGAAGACCTGCGCCGCAAAGATTTCATTGTCACCGCCAACTTCACACGCCCGCAGGTCTGCGCCAAAGACTTCCTGGATCGCATCGAAACTCTTTGCCAACTCAGTAAGCCGATGATGGCGTTTTTGACAAAAGCGGCTGGATTGCAATGGTGAACTGAACGAATTGAATTTCAGGGATGACAACATTATGCTCGAAGCGGAGGTAATTGTATGAGCGTGACAATGACATTACCCGTAGACACTGAGCTTCAAGGCTTGCTGGCCGAAAAGGCGGCTGCGCAAGGCGTCAAGGTAGAACAGTTTGCCGCAGATGTGTTAGCGCGCGCCGCACAAAAACCAACGGTTGAAATCAACGCAACGATTCCTCCAGCCATTGAAGAGCGGGACGGCGGTTACTTTATCGCGCAGTCTTCTGTCTCACTCGCTGCCGTGATTGTGCGCTTCAAAGAAGGACTATCACCCGAAGCGATCCGCCGGGAATGCTTCCCATCGCTTCCGCTTGCCAGCATTTACAGCGCCGTCAGCTTTTACTTGAACCAGCAAGAGGTGATCGAAAACTACCTGCAGCAACTCCGGCGCGAAGAAGATGAACTGCAACAGCAACTGCTCAATCGTCATCCTGATTACATCAAAACCGCCGAAGAGTTTCGTGACCGTCTCAGCATGGCTAAGCCCAAATGAAGCTACGATTCCAGGCTGACAATGATCTCGACCAGCGCATCATTGAAGCCGTGTTGCGCCTGATGCCAGAGTGCGATTTCAAAACTGCTCCGGAAGCGGGCATTCATAATGGAACGCCCGACCCCGAAGTTTTGCTTGGAGCATCTCATGAGGCTCGCGTATTGGTCAGCAATGATTTGAAAACCATGCCTCGGCATTTTGGGGAATTTATCGAACACAAGGACAATCCCGGAATCATCATCATTCGCCAGGAAGTAGCTATCCGCGATGCGGCGCTCTGGCTTCAATTCTTTTACGAAGCCGGAACGCCGGAAGATTTTCTCAATACCATTCGCATTGTCAGCTTGCCGTTTTGATGCGCGGCCTGTGATCCATCGGCATCATATATCCACAAGTTTGCGCCAAAGACTTCCTGGATCGCATCGAAAGCCTTTGCCAACTCAGCAAACCGATGATGGCGTTTTTGACGAAAGCGGCTGGGTTGCAGTGGTAACCGACTTTTGAAAAGTTAATTGGGAAAATCACTCGAATAGTCACGCCGGTCGTGGCCGTGAGTAAGGAACCTGCTCATGAGCTTTGCGGCGGCTCCCAAAGTTCGACCTTGTTTCCCTCCGGATCAATGACCCAGGCAAACTTCCCATACTCGGATTCGTCAATCTTATCGAGCACATTGCAGCCTTCTTCCTTCAAGACCTTTACCAGGGCGTGGAGGTCATCCACCCGGTAGTTGACCATGAAAGAAGCAGCGCTGGGAGCAAACTGCTTACTTTCCTGCGAAGTGATTAACCAGGCAGTTGTGCCTGCAACCGGTTTGCCTTCGGCGTCGGTCCAGTCGAAGGCGGCCCCGCCCCAAGGCTGGACATCAATTCCCAGGTGCTGTTTGTACCAAGCCTGAAGTGACGGAGCGTCTTTGGCCTTGAAGAAAATGCCGCCGATGCCAGTGACTCGTTTCATGTGACCTCCAATGAATGATGGTAAAAAGAATGTTTCTTCTGCGACTTAACAGAGGAAGCTTTGAGGATCGCTATAGCTTTTAAGAAAAAGAATTTCCGAAGAGAGTCCCGAAGGGACGGCCAGAGAATAGCCCCGGATGAAATCCGGGGAACAAGGCAAAAGGCGGTTCCAGCCCCTGCAGGGGCGGCAGACCAACTGCAATCTGTCGCCCCTGCCGAGGCTTGGTGGCCTTGCTTACTATTCCCAGGGTTTCACCCTGATGTAATGAAAACAGTGCCTC is a window of Acidobacteriota bacterium DNA encoding:
- a CDS encoding DinB family protein translates to MTQNLCRLLAAAILVCACASVATRAQAKPEEKTVFAAERSKAMKEIDFTWKRAKKWTLEYIDAMPEDALSFKPTPEIRSFGEQMLHLAFWNCGLSEWAASKPSPFGKDEIEKKPEYKSKAALRKVVEQSYDYVIAAVAELDEKKLLEEVKFFNSKVTRLMALTTALDHQAHHRGQTTIYLRLKGITPPPEP
- a CDS encoding EVE domain-containing protein translates to MRYWLMKSEPDCFSIDDLAKAPKKTTCWDGVRNYQARNFMKEMELGDQVLFYHSSTEPPHIAGIAEVVKKAYPDHTALDPKDDHYDSKATPEKPIWEMVDIRFVKKLDAPLTMDDLRQVATLEKMELLKRGSRLSVQPVTTAEWKAIEKLAEKKAKTK
- a CDS encoding TIGR02453 family protein — encoded protein: MPKDLRFSPQLFTYLEDLKANNNRDWFEANRSRYVEFVREPMLAFIVAFRPRLASISPYLIADPKPNGGSMLRLHRDLRFSKSKDPYKTMAAAYFWHQSGKENTPGIYLHLDPEHCFLGVGLWRPTTAIRRDITDAIAKNSDAWAAAVTSRPFKAKFKFSGESLAKLPKQYDPDHPFAEDLRRKDFIVTANFTRPQVCAKDFLDRIETLCQLSKPMMAFLTKAAGLQW
- a CDS encoding UTP--glucose-1-phosphate uridylyltransferase produces the protein MNIGRSTVQIGRTPNVSSCFAVPASNRSIASSNNLPCSSEWYCSITSEFILYCLADRFCSLSPVIRPGRLRPAIVLVWHQFCIRLPVRRCGGKSAGQWTSLHCPAIQRRVRATPRILLLSFPRGSDSRWPANAAAPAKPLRQSPKQSRSILLHSYRSPKVSILAQIEACRILHRLYSKSRWYGTGSGSDWGLPGKVTLDANRVATAPRSVPNFNYRRKLILSIRNAVIPVAGLGTRLLPATKSQPKEMLAVGKKPIVQYIVEELHRCGIERVLFVTGRGKSSIEDHFDDDPDLIRTLRETGKEDLLEELEYERIGVHFLYTRQRQQRGLGDAVLCAEHFTENEPFVVALGDSIIGRHKPSPIVSRLIEAFETDNAACAIAVETVPTDQVSMYGIVKPATDGDVFEITDLIEKPNPEEAPSNLAIAGRYVFAPGLFDAIKRTGFDHRGEIQLTNAIRLMLQKGMKIVGVKLPADEKRYDIGNFESYFETFVEFALTDPVYGEKLRQHVKELLGQV
- a CDS encoding VOC family protein; its protein translation is MKRVTGIGGIFFKAKDAPSLQAWYKQHLGIDVQPWGGAAFDWTDAEGKPVAGTTAWLITSQESKQFAPSAASFMVNYRVDDLHALVKVLKEEGCNVLDKIDESEYGKFAWVIDPEGNKVELWEPPQSS
- a CDS encoding acyl-CoA dehydrogenase, with the protein product MQFDLTEEQQQVKRMVRDFAEAEIKPHVMAWDETQHFPRELFVKMGELGMTGVIFPEEFGGAGMGYVEYVTVIEEIARVCGSVGLSLAAHNSLCTNHLYQYGTLEHKRKYVTPLAKGEKLGSWALTEPSSGSDASGMKTTAIRRDGGWVINGSKNFITHGISSDTCVVLAITNREMRSRGISAFVVERGAKGFIAGKKENKLGVRASETASIIFEDCWVPNENLLGERGRGFVNAMQILDGGRISIAALALGIAQGAFEAALKYSLERRQFDQPIFDFEAIQFKLADMATQIDAARLLTLRAAWLKDNKLPTTKESAMAKLYASEIAVKVAEEAIQIHGGYGYTKDYPAEKYWRDSKLCTIGEGTSEVQRLVIARQLIASL
- a CDS encoding DUF5615 family PIN-like protein, with amino-acid sequence MKLRFQADNDLDQRIIEAVLRLMPECDFKTAPEAGIHNGTPDPEVLLGASHEARVLVSNDLKTMPRHFGEFIEHKDNPGIIIIRQEVAIRDAALWLQFFYEAGTPEDFLNTIRIVSLPF
- a CDS encoding GHMP kinase; this encodes MIGNPSDGYFGKTISLIVKNFSADVVIYEWPHLEIIPTRQDHCRFDSIEEFLHDQRLNGYYGGLRLIKASIKRFAEYCQHNDLELPAENFSLRYDSNIPRQVGLAGSSAIVTATMRALCQFYEIQIPKEILPGLILSVEKEELGIGAGLQDRVAQVYEGLTYMNFDQEFMTANGHGIYESLDVGLLPPVYIAFQTELAESSEVFHNDIRKRYDNGERSVIDAITTIADLARQSRDCLLSGDHDELARLMDLNFDARRTIYNLNPKHIRMVELARELGASAKFAGSGGSVIGTYKDEAMFQRLKRAFEDESCAVIKPIIH